One stretch of Musicola paradisiaca NCPPB 2511 DNA includes these proteins:
- a CDS encoding LysR substrate-binding domain-containing protein has product MNKHIPPLNALHAFVVTARHLNFTRAAEELFVTQGAVSRQVAMLEEWLGFALFQRHARGLRLTPQGSQLLPEIREVFERLFKATEKARENGTVRMKAPTCAMRWLVPHLMKMEQRRPELHVSLSTTTDHGVDFRHEQFDVAVIFAPDAAPLQHDGKLFDEVLSPVLAPHLLPAGQHTLTREQLSRLTLLHPTHDRRDWRLWLSENGMSETLMRRHQQFDTMDLAISAAIQGFGIAIADVTLVAEDIQRQRLVMPFVDTAQTGAAYYLVHRPDMQADWLTDFIDCFAGAMAAPI; this is encoded by the coding sequence ATGAATAAACACATTCCACCTCTGAATGCATTGCACGCTTTTGTGGTAACGGCGCGTCATCTCAATTTCACTCGCGCTGCCGAAGAGTTGTTTGTGACGCAGGGCGCCGTCAGCCGTCAGGTGGCGATGCTGGAAGAGTGGCTCGGGTTCGCCCTGTTTCAGCGCCACGCCCGCGGGCTGCGCCTGACGCCCCAGGGCAGCCAGCTGCTGCCGGAAATTCGCGAGGTGTTTGAACGTCTGTTCAAGGCGACAGAAAAAGCGCGTGAAAACGGAACGGTGCGCATGAAAGCGCCAACCTGCGCCATGCGCTGGCTGGTGCCGCACCTGATGAAAATGGAACAACGACGGCCGGAGTTGCATGTCTCGTTGAGCACCACCACGGATCACGGCGTTGATTTTCGTCACGAACAATTTGATGTGGCAGTGATTTTCGCACCTGACGCCGCGCCGTTGCAGCACGACGGCAAACTGTTCGATGAAGTGCTGTCGCCGGTGTTGGCGCCCCACTTGCTGCCCGCCGGGCAACATACCCTGACGCGGGAACAGCTCTCCCGCTTGACGCTGTTGCACCCCACCCACGACCGACGCGACTGGCGGCTGTGGCTGAGCGAGAACGGCATGAGCGAAACGCTGATGCGCCGTCATCAACAGTTCGACACGATGGATTTGGCGATCAGTGCGGCGATCCAGGGGTTTGGCATCGCCATCGCGGATGTCACGTTGGTGGCGGAAGATATTCAGCGCCAGCGGCTGGTGATGCCGTTTGTCGACACCGCGCAGACCGGCGCCGCTTATTATCTGGTGCACCGGCCGGATATGCAGGCTGATTGGTTGACGGATTTTATCGATTGTTTCGCCGGCGCCATGGCGGCGCCGATCTGA
- a CDS encoding methyl-accepting chemotaxis protein, translating into MKISTKLLVLVCAALVGFICLTLISLTSLKSALVDARRSEISILLDKAKHVAEYYKGLEKSGQLTREQAQKQAQNALTQMNAPKATSYYWATTADSINLVHPNEQLLGKKAGGNHTADGVTDNDAYREALSKSDMAMMDIYIRRMPELEPEPKLQGVVAVSDWNWWIGTGFFYQDINAMFWKLATTLIVLSVVILALVSAIAWLMARSIYRALGGEPAYAAGLLSEIAAGNLTAEVPLQSNDTSSLMYSLAKMKEQLVSLVGEIQYTSESISNATSNIAQGNYDLSSRTEQQAASLAETSASMEQLTSTVKQNADNAEHARHLAVRASEATERGGNVVNSVVQTMEMISEGSRKMGDIIKVIEGIAFQTNILALNAAVEAARAGEEGRGFAVVAGEVRSLAQRSASAAKDIKVLIDNSMVRVNDGSQQVADAGERMQEIVASITQVRDIMAEIATASNEQSIGIGQVNQAVTQMDTVVHQNAALVQEAATATASLDEQAGKLRQTVQVFALH; encoded by the coding sequence ATGAAAATATCGACAAAATTACTGGTACTGGTCTGTGCGGCTTTAGTGGGATTTATTTGTCTTACCCTCATTTCTCTGACGTCGTTAAAGTCTGCGCTGGTTGATGCACGCCGCAGTGAGATCTCCATTCTGCTCGACAAGGCGAAACACGTTGCCGAGTATTACAAAGGGTTGGAAAAAAGCGGCCAGCTGACGCGCGAACAGGCGCAGAAGCAGGCTCAGAATGCATTGACGCAAATGAATGCGCCCAAAGCCACCAGCTATTACTGGGCGACCACCGCCGACAGCATCAACCTGGTGCACCCCAATGAGCAATTGCTGGGGAAAAAAGCCGGCGGCAACCATACTGCGGACGGCGTCACGGATAACGACGCTTACCGTGAGGCGTTGTCGAAATCGGACATGGCGATGATGGATATCTACATCAGGCGCATGCCGGAGCTGGAGCCGGAGCCTAAATTGCAGGGCGTGGTGGCGGTATCTGACTGGAACTGGTGGATCGGCACCGGGTTCTTCTATCAGGATATCAACGCCATGTTCTGGAAACTGGCGACCACGCTGATCGTCCTTTCCGTGGTGATTCTGGCGCTGGTCTCCGCCATTGCCTGGCTGATGGCGCGCAGTATCTATCGGGCGTTGGGCGGCGAGCCTGCCTATGCGGCCGGGCTGTTGTCTGAGATCGCGGCCGGCAACCTGACGGCGGAGGTGCCGCTGCAAAGTAACGATACCTCCAGCCTGATGTACAGCCTGGCCAAAATGAAGGAGCAGTTGGTGTCGCTGGTGGGGGAGATTCAATACACCAGCGAGTCCATCAGCAATGCCACCAGCAATATTGCGCAGGGCAACTACGATCTCTCTTCCCGTACCGAGCAGCAGGCGGCGTCGTTGGCTGAAACCTCTGCCAGCATGGAACAGCTGACGTCTACCGTAAAACAGAATGCCGATAACGCCGAACATGCCCGGCACCTGGCGGTGCGCGCTTCCGAAGCCACGGAGCGGGGCGGGAATGTCGTCAATAGCGTGGTGCAGACCATGGAGATGATTTCGGAAGGGTCGCGTAAGATGGGCGACATTATCAAGGTGATCGAAGGGATTGCGTTTCAGACCAATATTCTGGCGTTGAACGCGGCGGTGGAAGCGGCGCGAGCCGGTGAAGAAGGTCGCGGCTTTGCGGTGGTGGCGGGAGAGGTGCGTTCACTGGCGCAGCGCAGCGCGTCGGCCGCCAAAGATATCAAGGTGCTGATCGACAACTCCATGGTTCGGGTCAACGACGGTTCGCAGCAGGTCGCCGATGCCGGCGAGCGGATGCAGGAGATTGTCGCCTCCATTACTCAGGTGCGCGACATCATGGCCGAGATTGCCACCGCCTCCAACGAACAAAGCATCGGCATCGGTCAGGTGAATCAGGCGGTGACGCAAATGGATACCGTGGTGCATCAGAACGCCGCATTGGTGCAGGAAGCGGCCACGGCGACCGCGTCGCTGGATGAACAGGCGGGGAAACTGCGCCAGACGGTGCAGGTTTTTGCGTTGCATTAA